TCTTCCATGCCTCGAAGGTGGAAAGCGGTATTTTTGAATGGACCACCTTGTTGGCCATGTTTGTCTTCTTTTTAATTGCCTGGGGCATTATCAGGCTGTTTTTTATGAGCAAAACAGTGTCCACGACGGAAGCTGCGGCTAAAATGGACGAAGAAAATAATTAAGATTCTGTATGATCTTGGTCATTATAAGAATGAATGTAGTTTCTGAAAAATGCAAGGAGGTGAGAATATGTTAGTTGTTCGTAACGATAATCATTATGATTGCGTCGATGATTTTATGCTGGACAGCCTGATTGAATCCAAAGAGATTGTTAAATTCAAACGTAACACGGAATGGGTACAAGTAGGAGTAGCCCCGATGAGGGGTAATAAACCTGATAGAGTATTTAACGGCAACAATAAATTGGCGATTAATGATTCAATATTTGTCCGCGCAGATCGCAATGCTATTAAATGAGCAATCTGCTTTGTTGTAACTTGAGTCTATATAGTAGGCAGTAACTGAGTCATATTGGAATCGTCAGAATCCATAGGAGTGTGAACATGGAAGGTAAACGAAGTAAAGACAGTAGTATCATCATGACTCAGCAGATGACTGCTCAAGATGCAAATCTTGCAGGAAACGTTCATGGCGGGGTTATTATGAAATTCATCGATACCGCGGCCCTCGCCGTTGCGGTTCGTCACGCAAGAGCCAATGCAGTTACGGCCTCCATTGACCGGTTGGACTTTCATTATCCGGTTTTTATCGGAGATCTTTTGACTGCACAAGCGAGTCTGAACTTCGTAGGGAAAACATCTATGGAAATAGGGGTTCGGGTGGAGACCGAAAATCTTATGACGGGACGGATACATCATACATCAACCGCCTATCTGACCTTCGTGGCCCTCGACAAAAGTGGTCGACCTATGCCGCTACCCCCGCTGATCATCAAGACAGAAGAGGAACAACGTCAAAATCTGGAGGCAAAAACCAGAAGAGAGATGCGTCTGAAAGAAAAGATAAAGGAAAAGGCAAACCATATCAATGCAGATAGCACTGACTGATTCCGGTTTTATCTAATTATTTAAATTTAAGGCTGAAATTATTATGGTTCAACGATGAAGACGCAAGACTTTATAAAACGTGTATTGTTAAAGGATACGACTGTGTCCATCCGGCCGATCCGTGCCGATGACTCTGGCATGGAACAGGATTTTATACGGCACCTGTCGAAAGAATCCCGCTATTTCCGATTCATGGCGTCGCTTAGGGAATTGTCGCCGAAGAAGCTCAAGTATTTCACCGAAATCGATTACGACCGGCACATGGCCTTTGTTGCTACCATCATGAGTGATGATAAAGAGCTGGAAATCGGCGTAGCGCGTTATGTGAACACCGAAAATCCCGGTAGTTGTGAGTTTGGCGTAACGGTAGACGATGCCTGGCATGGCAGCGGTGTGGCAGGGTTGCTGATGACCGCCCTGGAAGATACGGCACGCGAGTGCGGGTTCAAGACGATGGAGGGCATCGTACTCCCAAGCAACGACAAGATGCTCAAATTCGCGCAGAAACGTGGCTTCAAAACCCACTCCGTTTCGGGAGAAGCCGATACCGTTCACATCGCACTGCAGTTGTGATCCAGCAATCGGCCGCTCTTCTTCCTTTCTTTATGTTATTTACAACGTCCCAAGACGGAATGACAGATGGTTTAAAATCATGCTTTGCGTAAAGGAGAAGGGGATTGCTACGCCGACTGAGAGTAGGCTGGAAATGACAAGCAGTGAGCAACTGAAAAACCGTTACTAGAAGTTGTTTTATCGTCAAATTAACGGATGCTTGAAAAGCTAACTGCAGGAGATAAATCATGCTAAGGAATATCTTGAAAATGGTTTCATCTTTGATGATGAGTTTGTTGCTTGTCAGTTGTGCTTCTCAAAAATCCATAGCCCCATTTAACGCTACAGATGTCAATCCGGAATTGAATTCAAGCCAGCCTGCGCAGAAGATTGATAACCCGATAGCTGCTTCCCCGTCTCAACCTGTTAAAGTTTCCAAAGAGGCGATGCCTGTAAACGAACCTGGCTCCGCAATAGAGCAGACAATAGTTTCTAAAACGGAACCTGTGCCAGAAGATGTTTCCATTACCCTGAATGTGCAGTTTGATACCGGCAAGGCAAACATCAAACCAAAATATCACAATGACATTAAGAGAATTGCCGACGCGATGAACAAATATCCCGTAAGGACGGTGGTTATCATTGGACATACAGACAATGTCGGCAAAGAGTTGGTCAATGTTAAACTATCCTACCTTCGTGCCGCTAATATAAAAGCATATCTTGTTCAAAAGTTTGGTATCGATGGTTCACGCATTCGCGTGATCGGGTATGATTACCAAAAACCTATCGCCAGCAACAAAACGAAGGAAGGAAGACAAGCAAACCGTAGAGGCGAAACCCAAATTGAAACTAATGTGTCCTCTAATGTTGTATATTCTTTTTTTGAAGATTCCGATCTTCCAAAAGGCGGCTTTTCTATAGTAAATCAGGAATCAATTGATAAAAAGATTAAATCTTTTAAGGAAAGACAGGGGACTGCTTCCTATTTATCAAAAATAGTTAAAGAGCCTACGCTGGAACTTTATAAAATGTGGGGTGGGATATTTTCTCATTGTGCCATTCGTATCGAAACAGGTCCACATTCATTTTATCAGCTTGAACTGCAATCTTTATCTGATTTGGAAAAAGCAGGCATGAAAGATTTTCATAAAAGCGGGGCGGTAATTACTTTATTCGGAGTGACCACTGATCGTTTTGACATTGTGGAATTTACCGACAAAAATGAACGGGCAAAATTGGATAGTATAGGACGCAATTATGCAACAATGTCAATTTGTATTAATAATAAATCTACCAGAAAGACAACTCAATGGTATCAGGATTGTCTGCGTAGATATGCTGAAAGGTACAATCCTGAAAATACGCTAAAAACCGGGAAACGGACAAAAGTATTCGAATATAATCCTGTAACCCATAATTGCTGTAACTTTGTAGAAGAGGCCCTGCAGGCTTGTGGATTAGAGCATTGTTTTGATTTGGGGAAAAGCACTAGCCTTTATCATGAAACCGGTCCGCTGGAAGAAAAAATAAAAGAATAAACTGCTCGTATTCCCCTCCACCAGAAGAAATATCTGATTAAATCATACATTAAAAAATAAACTTGACTTTTATATCTCTTCCATATAATGATACCATCAAATGATGGAATCATTATATGGAAGAAGGCGATGGGAGTAGCCCCGAACTTGTGGGACTTTGTTTTTTAGTATGAATAAATTCACAACACGTAAAGGCAAAGGCAGGAATCTGTGAATCTTCTTGTGCAGTTTTGTCTCAAAAGACCGGAGTGTATGTAATTCCTCTCCAGGTACGTTTTACCACCACCACGCCGGTTCGACGGTGGTCGGATAGTCAATGTTGCAAATCAGTTATTTATAGAGAAGCGGTTTATTTAATTCAACAGGAGGTATCAAATGCGAGATGTATTTATTGTCAGTGCTGTCAGAACGCCGGTTGGCAGGCGAAAAGGGTATTATCGTGAATACATAGCCCCGGAACTGCTTGCTCTTGTACTCAACGAGGTTGTCGAACGCGTCCAACTTGACGTAAATCAATTGGACGATGTTATAACCGGATGCGTGTACCAGATCGGCGAACAGGGATTCAACATTGCGCGAATGGGTGTTCTATCATCACGGCTTCCGGTGACGCTGGGAGGTATCAGTGTGAACCGCCAGTGCGGGAGCAGCCTTTCCGCGATACAACTTGGCGCGGGAATGATAGCCGCGGGGACTATGGATACGGTAATTGCCAGCGGATGCGAACTCATGTCCAAGTATACCATCAGCTCCGATGTGCAAGGCACGTTACCCAACGGAGAGAATGCGGGACATCCAATCACGCAATTATACTTGGACCGTTACGGCATGCCGAACCAGATAGTCTCTGCTCAGGCCATAGCCAACCAGTGGAAAATAACCAAGGAAGAGTGTCAGGATTTTGCCATCGCGAGCCACGAAAAGGCTTTAAAGGCCACGAAAGAAGGCTATTTTAAAAAAGAGATCATGCCTGTGCGGGGACTGGACAAGGACGGTAACAAAATCCTTTGCGATACCGATGAGCCGATGCGTGCCGGAGTTACCAGGGAAGGACTTGACAGTCTCAAGGTATTGCCCGGAACCGAATGGATGACAGCAGGTCTTTCCAGCACAGTAACAGACGGGGTGTCCGCGGTGTTGCTCATGAGTGGTGAAAAAGTGAAGAAGCTGGGGCTGACGCCGCTGGCTCGCGTCGTGGCCAACGCCGTAGTTGGCTCCGACCCTAAGCTAATGCTCACCGGCCCCATGACCGCGACGCCGAAAGTGCTCAAGATGGCTGGTTTGAAAATGGACGACATCGACCTCTTCGAAGTGAACGAGGCCTTTGCGCCGATCCCGCTGGCCTGGGCGAAAGAGATCAGGGCCGATATGACGAAACTCAACGTCAATGGCGGCGCCATGGCGCTGGGACACCCTGTGGGAAACAGCGGGTGCCGTCTCAGTGTCACCGCGATCCATGAGCTGCAACGGCGGAAAGCGAAATACGCCTTGGTGACCCTCTGCACTGGCGGCGGGCAGGCCCCGGCGACAATATTCGAAAGAGTTTAGCTTTAAAATTTGTTTATTACTGAAACTCCCATTCCGAAAGCGCATAACCTAAATACCCTAAAGGGCACCATGGGGTCACTATAGGCACAACGGAATTGGTAAGTTGTAATGAGACTTTCTGAGAACGAGTGTAACAAAGTTTGTCCTTGTTGCCTGAAGGTGGGGGGATAATTCGCTCTAGAAATTTACAAATGCTGCGTTTCGGCGCAGTGCCCTTTAGGGTGAAAATCAAGGCTCATTGAAGAGTAAGTTGAACTATCCAATAGCCAAGGCGTAGGCGTTCATTAAAGATCGGGTGCCCCGTGTATTAAGAGCATTTTTTCCGGCATTTACGGCTTAATTTTAATAATTAAACATTGAGCTTTTTTATCAGCAGTTCCCTGTAACAAGGCGTTCGGTGGTTTTTATAGGCCCGCATCATTGAAAAAATGATGGTCTATAATTCAAAAGCTTTATTAGGAGACTGAAATGATGACAAAAAAGATTAGACTTCTTTTCAAGGGCATCTCAATCATCGGTTTAATTTTTTTCCTGGCCGTGGGTGTATCCGGGTGCACGGCAACAAGGCACACTGTACAGAATACCGCCGTTACTTTACTGGACACGTCGGTGGATGATCTTGTGGATGGCATTATGAGGACAAATAATGGTGCCTTTGTAAAAGACGGTCTCCCCGGGGCTCTGCTGGTGATTACAGGTCTGACCGAACTGGCGCCGACAGATTATAAACTGCTGTCAACAACGTCGTTCCTGTATGCTGCATATGCTCTGTTTGTAGAGGACGGAAATGAAGATTACGCCATATCTCTTTACAAGGTTGGAACAGAATATGCGTTGCGAGCCATGAAAGTCAATAATTCTAAATTCCGTAAAGCTTTAGAAAGTGGGACACCTGTTTATGATGCAGTTAAATTCCTGACTAAAGATGATTTGAAAGCTCTGACCTGGTATGGGGTCAATCTTGCCAAGCGGGTAACGCTGCAGTTGGAAACTCCGGATGTGATTATGGATGTCCAGGATGGCATTGCTGCGGCTAAGCGTGGCAACGAGATTGATCCAAAATATTCCTGGGGGGTCAACTGGGCTGTTCTGGGCGTCTTTTATGCAATTATACCACCCGTAATGGCCTTGGGCGGAGGAGCTGAAACTTCCCGCGATGCATTTGCTAACGGCAACAAGGCGGAAAATGGTGAATTTGGAGTGATGGATGTATTGCAGGCAAGGTATCTTGCTGCACTCATCAAGGATCCGGAAATGTATGACCGGTTGAACAATAGAGTACTGCAAATGGATCCCTGTAAGCTTGGTGGCGGCCTATGTATAGTAAATGAACTGGCCAAGCAAAAGGCGCGGTATAATCTGGAATATAAATGCAGATACATGGATTGCCCCTGACAGTTTATTTTAACATGAGACAAGTTGTTCAAGCAAAAATTGAAAAATAAACTTGCAAACGATGGAAGCGTACTATAAAATAAAAAACATGAGAACAGCACTCGAAAAAGCCCGCAAAGACCCCGAATCGATGAAGGCAAGGATTCTTGCCGCTGCGCGTATCGTGTTCGGTGAATACGGTTTCCACGGTACGACAACCAGG
The sequence above is a segment of the Deltaproteobacteria bacterium HGW-Deltaproteobacteria-2 genome. Coding sequences within it:
- a CDS encoding acetyl-CoA C-acyltransferase; its protein translation is MRDVFIVSAVRTPVGRRKGYYREYIAPELLALVLNEVVERVQLDVNQLDDVITGCVYQIGEQGFNIARMGVLSSRLPVTLGGISVNRQCGSSLSAIQLGAGMIAAGTMDTVIASGCELMSKYTISSDVQGTLPNGENAGHPITQLYLDRYGMPNQIVSAQAIANQWKITKEECQDFAIASHEKALKATKEGYFKKEIMPVRGLDKDGNKILCDTDEPMRAGVTREGLDSLKVLPGTEWMTAGLSSTVTDGVSAVLLMSGEKVKKLGLTPLARVVANAVVGSDPKLMLTGPMTATPKVLKMAGLKMDDIDLFEVNEAFAPIPLAWAKEIRADMTKLNVNGGAMALGHPVGNSGCRLSVTAIHELQRRKAKYALVTLCTGGGQAPATIFERV
- a CDS encoding acyl-CoA thioesterase; this encodes MEGKRSKDSSIIMTQQMTAQDANLAGNVHGGVIMKFIDTAALAVAVRHARANAVTASIDRLDFHYPVFIGDLLTAQASLNFVGKTSMEIGVRVETENLMTGRIHHTSTAYLTFVALDKSGRPMPLPPLIIKTEEEQRQNLEAKTRREMRLKEKIKEKANHINADSTD
- a CDS encoding N-acetyltransferase codes for the protein MKTQDFIKRVLLKDTTVSIRPIRADDSGMEQDFIRHLSKESRYFRFMASLRELSPKKLKYFTEIDYDRHMAFVATIMSDDKELEIGVARYVNTENPGSCEFGVTVDDAWHGSGVAGLLMTALEDTARECGFKTMEGIVLPSNDKMLKFAQKRGFKTHSVSGEADTVHIALQL